Proteins found in one Micrococcales bacterium genomic segment:
- a CDS encoding ADP-ribosylglycohydrolase family protein: MNGDAAELTAAQLDRAIGAVIGMAVGNALGSGYAFAPKPHPADIHMRAGGLGPYTAGEWADDTAMAMPILEVLAAGGDLLSRAAQDQVAARWVAWVRTAKDVAPIISDVLRAYDRSVGAESLRRAATVLHTAGTAASGNGSLMRTTPITLGYLHDEAGLALAARTYSDLTHGNPEAAEACILWNLAQRRAILDGRFDVRAGLSSLPANRARDWDEIISTAEAGLPQDFAIRNGWGAQMVQTVCSAITHCEASGPGHFEETLRLVVSSGGDTPTSAAVAGSLLGARWGLSAIPLEWRRRIHGWPGMRDAELMRLAWQAVTGKGWPVEFAIPPMSIPPVVHPDDAGVLLGGVRGLRPLPSRIDAVVSLCRLGELQVPSPPVADEDHINVWLIDSDNPADNPNLSLVAEQAVGMLMELRAEGRAVYLHCDDGRSRTPFIASLYGARLTDTPARDVLREIQQAVPLARLNPVFQRMIYTFT, from the coding sequence ATGAACGGGGACGCTGCGGAACTGACCGCCGCGCAGTTGGACCGGGCCATCGGCGCGGTCATCGGCATGGCCGTGGGTAACGCCTTGGGCAGCGGATACGCGTTCGCCCCCAAGCCGCATCCCGCGGACATCCACATGCGCGCCGGCGGCCTCGGCCCGTACACCGCCGGCGAGTGGGCCGACGACACGGCGATGGCCATGCCGATCCTCGAGGTGCTGGCCGCAGGTGGCGACCTCCTGTCGCGCGCCGCGCAGGACCAGGTCGCCGCTCGCTGGGTCGCCTGGGTGCGCACCGCCAAGGACGTGGCGCCGATCATCTCCGACGTCCTGCGCGCATACGACCGCAGCGTCGGCGCGGAGTCCCTGCGCCGGGCGGCCACCGTTCTGCACACCGCGGGGACCGCCGCGTCCGGCAATGGCTCGCTGATGCGCACGACGCCCATCACGCTGGGATACCTGCACGACGAGGCCGGCCTGGCGCTGGCAGCCCGCACCTACAGCGACCTCACGCACGGCAATCCGGAAGCTGCCGAGGCGTGCATCCTGTGGAACCTCGCCCAGCGGCGCGCGATCCTGGACGGACGTTTCGACGTGCGGGCCGGATTGAGCAGCCTGCCCGCCAACCGTGCACGCGACTGGGACGAGATCATCAGTACAGCGGAGGCGGGCCTGCCACAGGACTTCGCGATCCGCAACGGCTGGGGCGCCCAGATGGTGCAGACCGTCTGTTCGGCGATCACCCATTGCGAGGCCTCCGGCCCCGGTCACTTCGAGGAGACGCTGCGCCTGGTGGTGTCCTCCGGGGGCGACACCCCCACCTCCGCGGCCGTCGCCGGCAGTCTGCTGGGTGCGCGCTGGGGGCTCTCCGCGATCCCGCTGGAATGGCGCCGGCGCATCCACGGGTGGCCCGGGATGCGCGACGCAGAGTTGATGCGACTGGCCTGGCAGGCGGTCACGGGGAAGGGCTGGCCAGTGGAGTTCGCCATCCCGCCGATGAGCATCCCCCCGGTGGTGCACCCCGACGACGCTGGCGTCCTGCTCGGCGGCGTGCGCGGGCTGCGACCCCTGCCGAGCCGGATCGACGCCGTGGTGTCCCTGTGCCGGCTCGGCGAACTGCAAGTGCCCTCGCCGCCGGTCGCCGACGAGGACCACATCAACGTGTGGCTGATCGATTCGGACAACCCGGCAGACAACCCGAACCTGAGCCTCGTCGCCGAGCAGGCCGTCGGCATGCTCATGGAGTTGCGGGCGGAGGGCCGCGCGGTCTACCTGCACTGCGACGACGGGCGCTCCCGCACCCCGTTCATCGCATCGCTCTACGGGGCCCGGCTCACCGACACCCCCGCCCGCGACGTGCTGCGCGAGATCCAGCAGGCGGTGCCGCTGGCACGGCTCAACCCCGTTTTCCAGCGAATGATCTACACGTTCACCTGA
- a CDS encoding PAC2 family protein — protein sequence MTIHMTEVPKDLPMVHAFSGFVDAGHSIRQAVSHMVDTLPHQKVAELSIDDIYDYRARRPVMTFDRDHFSDVDMPRLTLDLFWDGHSKPFLLMHGPEPDLGWQQVTQSVIELAEHYKVGKTIGMQAIPWPSPHTRDLLVTPHASDPTMIEPRPGPIDRVDVPGSLTNLIEFATGRAGIPAQGFAVHIPHYLVNTEYPSGAITILDEIAKAGQLVIDPGDLPQLAARVREEIDESIAASTDNQEVVAALEQQHDADVADWPNQLPSGDELMDQIERFLAGEGEPE from the coding sequence GTGACGATCCACATGACGGAGGTCCCCAAGGACCTGCCGATGGTCCACGCCTTCTCCGGGTTCGTGGACGCCGGTCACAGCATCCGGCAGGCCGTGTCCCACATGGTCGACACCCTCCCCCACCAGAAGGTGGCGGAACTGAGCATCGACGACATCTACGACTACCGCGCACGCCGGCCGGTCATGACGTTCGACCGCGACCACTTCAGCGACGTCGACATGCCGCGGCTGACCTTGGACCTGTTCTGGGACGGCCACTCGAAGCCGTTCCTCCTGATGCACGGTCCCGAACCCGATCTCGGATGGCAGCAGGTGACCCAGTCCGTCATCGAACTGGCCGAGCACTACAAGGTGGGCAAGACGATCGGCATGCAGGCCATTCCCTGGCCGTCCCCGCACACCCGCGACCTGCTCGTCACTCCGCACGCCAGCGACCCCACCATGATCGAGCCGCGTCCCGGTCCGATCGACCGCGTCGACGTGCCGGGCAGCCTCACCAACCTCATCGAGTTCGCCACCGGCCGTGCGGGCATCCCGGCCCAGGGTTTCGCCGTGCACATCCCCCACTACCTGGTGAACACCGAGTACCCCAGTGGTGCCATCACGATCCTGGACGAAATCGCCAAGGCCGGGCAGCTGGTGATCGACCCGGGCGACCTGCCGCAACTGGCCGCCCGGGTGCGCGAGGAGATAGACGAGTCCATCGCAGCCAGTACGGACAACCAGGAAGTGGTGGCCGCCCTCGAGCAGCAGCACGACGCCGACGTCGCGGACTGGCCCAACCAGTTGCCCAGCGGCGACGAGTTGATGGACCAGATCGAGCGCTTCCTCGCCGGGGAGGGCGAACCGGAGTAG
- a CDS encoding type II toxin-antitoxin system Phd/YefM family antitoxin, which translates to MSISVTELRANLYRLIDEVIETGQPLVIERNGHTVVIERSPVESKLARLISRPDFIKGDPEDLVHIDWSGEWRP; encoded by the coding sequence GTGAGCATCTCCGTCACCGAACTGCGCGCGAACCTCTACCGCCTCATCGATGAGGTCATCGAGACCGGTCAGCCGCTGGTGATCGAACGCAACGGGCACACGGTCGTGATCGAACGCTCCCCGGTGGAGTCGAAACTGGCCCGTCTGATCAGTCGACCGGACTTCATCAAAGGTGACCCAGAGGATCTTGTGCACATCGACTGGAGTGGCGAGTGGCGACCGTGA
- a CDS encoding PIN domain nuclease, with amino-acid sequence MATVIMLDTHVAVWLHTNAISNLSQRGLSAIETNDLVVSPAVELELAYLHEVGRTAGPASEVLGFLGSTLGLTVAQIGFGPLCALAVGLTWTRDPFDRLLAAHAVAADLPLLTKDRSLRQHLELAFWD; translated from the coding sequence GTGGCGACCGTGATCATGCTCGACACGCACGTCGCGGTCTGGCTGCACACGAATGCGATATCGAACCTGAGTCAGCGTGGCTTGAGCGCGATCGAGACCAATGATCTGGTGGTGTCTCCCGCGGTGGAACTCGAACTCGCGTACTTGCACGAGGTCGGTCGTACGGCTGGGCCGGCCAGTGAGGTTCTCGGTTTCCTCGGATCGACCCTGGGTCTGACGGTCGCGCAGATCGGCTTCGGGCCATTGTGCGCCCTGGCGGTCGGCCTGACGTGGACACGCGATCCCTTCGATCGGCTGCTGGCCGCGCACGCGGTTGCCGCTGACCTGCCGTTGCTCACCAAGGACCGGTCCCTGCGCCAGCACCTGGAGTTGGCGTTCTGGGATTGA
- a CDS encoding geranylgeranyl reductase family protein yields MTNPPPTSTDVLVVGAGPAGSSAAAWAVRLGFDVILADAAVFPRDKACGDGLTPRAMAELDRLGLTPWLDGRVRNWGLRTHGFGQTLYLPWPDGSFPKYGSAVPRTVLDAAIRQAALDSGARPLEGHRAVDVVRSGTRVTGVVFTVGRERREVACRRLIIADGARSQLSRILGREWHKDTAYGVAARSYVKSGRSDDPWITSHLELRDGDGKILSGYGWVFPLGNGEVNLGVGTLATDRRPADVNLRNLTQVYADQVRDEWDVSGDIRAAKSALLPMGGAVSGVAGPNWMLVGDAAGCVNPLNGEGIDYGLETGRLAAQMLAEADYEAAWPAVLREHYGSAFSIARRLAGLLTVPHLLPTLGPVGMRSATLMKVAFRVMANLVTDEDLDTTARAWRAAGRVSTTVDERLPFG; encoded by the coding sequence ATGACGAACCCTCCCCCCACCTCGACCGATGTCCTTGTCGTGGGCGCCGGCCCTGCGGGCTCGTCGGCTGCGGCGTGGGCAGTGCGGTTGGGGTTTGATGTGATCCTCGCCGATGCTGCGGTTTTCCCCCGGGACAAGGCCTGCGGCGACGGCCTCACCCCCCGCGCCATGGCCGAGCTGGACCGGTTGGGACTGACGCCATGGTTGGACGGGCGGGTGCGCAACTGGGGCCTGCGCACCCACGGCTTCGGCCAGACGCTCTACCTGCCCTGGCCGGATGGGTCCTTCCCCAAGTACGGCTCGGCCGTCCCCCGCACCGTGCTGGATGCGGCGATCCGGCAGGCCGCCCTCGACTCCGGTGCCCGACCCCTCGAGGGCCACCGCGCCGTGGACGTCGTGCGGTCCGGGACGCGGGTTACCGGCGTTGTCTTCACCGTGGGTCGGGAGCGCCGGGAGGTGGCGTGCCGGCGGCTGATCATCGCCGACGGGGCGCGCTCCCAGTTGAGCCGCATCCTCGGCCGGGAATGGCACAAGGACACGGCGTACGGGGTCGCGGCGCGCAGTTATGTGAAGAGCGGCCGCAGCGACGATCCGTGGATCACCTCACATCTGGAATTGCGCGACGGGGACGGCAAGATCCTGTCGGGCTACGGCTGGGTCTTCCCGCTGGGCAACGGGGAGGTCAACCTGGGGGTCGGCACGCTGGCCACCGACCGCCGGCCGGCAGACGTCAACCTGCGCAACCTCACGCAGGTATATGCCGACCAGGTCCGCGACGAGTGGGACGTGAGCGGGGACATCCGGGCGGCGAAGTCGGCCCTGCTTCCGATGGGCGGCGCCGTCAGCGGCGTGGCCGGACCCAACTGGATGCTGGTCGGCGATGCGGCGGGGTGTGTGAACCCGCTCAATGGTGAGGGCATCGACTACGGACTGGAGACCGGGCGCCTGGCCGCGCAGATGCTCGCCGAGGCCGATTACGAGGCTGCGTGGCCGGCGGTCTTGCGTGAGCACTACGGGTCGGCCTTCTCCATCGCCCGCCGACTCGCGGGCCTGTTGACCGTGCCGCACCTGCTCCCGACCCTCGGTCCGGTCGGTATGCGGTCGGCGACGCTGATGAAGGTGGCCTTCCGGGTGATGGCGAACCTGGTCACCGACGAGGATCTCGACACCACTGCCCGGGCGTGGCGCGCCGCCGGCCGGGTGAGCACCACCGTGGACGAGCGGCTGCCGTTCGGCTGA
- a CDS encoding protein meaA yields MIRTYAGHSSAKASNELYRSNLEKGQTALSIASEPPTQCGYDPDDPIARPEVGKVGVPINSLDDFHALFDGIPLEKMNTSMTINGTAMWLLALYVALARERGEDESKLQGTTQNDLIKEYLARGTYIYPPQASMRLIAEMYEYCLEAIPKWNASNICSYHLQEAGATPVQELAFALANAISLLDLLKERGHFDDEQFERAVGRISFFVNAGIRFIEEMSKMRAFGELWDSYTADRFGVKNEKYRRFRYGVQVNSLGLTEAQPENNAWRIILESLGVTLSRNARCRALQLPAWNEAMSLPRPWDQQWSLRLQQILAYETDLLEYPDLFDGSPVVQAKVQALMDEATAEIETILGMGGVIPAIESGYMKTALVRSMSERMSRINAGEQIVVGLNKWTEGLPSPLTAGDDGGIFKVDEKAAEEIIASLEKTRATRDSARAQAAIDALKQAARDGSNLMEPSIECALARVTTGEWAGALREVFGEYRPATGIEGQQLGLTGDRVDMLRGRINTLAEQMGHRPRIVVGKPGLDGHSNGAEVIAVSARHVGFDVIYSGIRLSPDEIVQSAVEEGADVIGASVLSGSHIDLAKQILDGLREQGADEDISVVVGGIIPPADARDLESMGIKKVFTPADYELMDIMESIVEILEAR; encoded by the coding sequence ATCATCCGCACCTACGCGGGCCACTCCAGCGCCAAAGCCTCCAACGAGTTGTACCGCTCCAACCTGGAGAAGGGGCAGACCGCTCTGAGTATCGCGTCCGAACCGCCCACGCAGTGCGGGTACGACCCTGACGACCCCATCGCGCGCCCGGAGGTCGGCAAGGTCGGCGTGCCGATCAACTCCCTCGACGACTTCCACGCGCTCTTCGACGGCATCCCGCTGGAGAAGATGAACACGTCGATGACCATCAACGGCACCGCGATGTGGCTGCTGGCGCTGTATGTGGCGCTTGCCCGCGAGCGCGGCGAGGACGAGTCGAAACTGCAGGGCACCACCCAGAACGACCTCATCAAGGAGTACCTCGCACGCGGGACGTACATCTACCCGCCGCAGGCCTCCATGCGCCTCATCGCGGAGATGTACGAGTACTGCCTGGAGGCGATCCCGAAGTGGAACGCGTCCAACATCTGCAGTTACCACCTGCAGGAGGCCGGTGCCACGCCGGTGCAGGAGCTTGCCTTCGCGTTGGCCAACGCGATCAGCCTGCTGGACCTGCTCAAGGAGCGCGGGCACTTCGACGACGAGCAGTTCGAGCGCGCCGTCGGCCGGATCTCCTTCTTCGTCAACGCCGGCATCCGGTTCATCGAGGAGATGAGCAAGATGCGCGCGTTCGGTGAACTGTGGGACTCCTACACCGCCGACCGCTTCGGGGTGAAGAACGAGAAGTACCGCCGTTTCCGCTACGGAGTGCAGGTCAACAGCCTGGGCCTGACCGAGGCGCAGCCGGAGAACAACGCCTGGCGGATCATCCTGGAGTCCCTCGGCGTGACGCTGAGCCGCAACGCCCGCTGCCGCGCCCTGCAGCTGCCGGCGTGGAACGAGGCGATGTCGCTGCCGCGGCCGTGGGATCAGCAGTGGAGCCTGCGCCTGCAGCAGATCCTCGCGTATGAGACCGATCTGCTGGAGTACCCGGACCTGTTCGACGGCTCGCCCGTCGTGCAGGCCAAGGTGCAGGCGCTGATGGACGAGGCCACCGCCGAGATCGAGACGATCCTGGGCATGGGCGGGGTCATCCCGGCCATCGAGTCCGGCTACATGAAGACCGCGCTGGTCCGTTCCATGAGCGAGCGGATGAGCCGGATCAATGCCGGCGAGCAGATCGTCGTGGGCTTGAACAAGTGGACCGAGGGGCTGCCTTCGCCACTGACCGCCGGCGACGACGGCGGGATCTTCAAGGTCGACGAGAAGGCCGCCGAGGAGATCATCGCGTCGCTGGAGAAGACCCGCGCCACCCGCGATTCCGCTCGTGCGCAGGCCGCGATCGACGCGCTGAAGCAGGCCGCCCGTGACGGCAGCAACCTCATGGAGCCCAGCATCGAGTGCGCGCTGGCACGCGTGACCACCGGCGAATGGGCCGGCGCTCTGCGTGAGGTGTTCGGCGAGTACCGCCCCGCCACCGGAATCGAGGGCCAGCAGCTCGGCCTGACCGGCGACCGCGTGGACATGCTGCGCGGGCGGATCAACACCCTCGCCGAGCAGATGGGCCATCGCCCCCGCATCGTGGTCGGCAAGCCGGGCCTCGACGGCCACTCGAACGGCGCCGAGGTAATCGCAGTGTCGGCACGCCATGTGGGCTTCGATGTCATCTACTCCGGCATCCGGTTGAGCCCCGATGAGATCGTGCAGTCGGCGGTGGAGGAGGGCGCCGACGTGATCGGCGCCTCGGTGCTGTCCGGCTCGCACATCGACCTGGCCAAGCAGATCCTCGACGGCCTGCGCGAGCAGGGCGCCGACGAGGACATCTCCGTGGTGGTCGGCGGCATCATCCCGCCGGCCGACGCGCGGGACCTGGAGTCGATGGGGATCAAGAAGGTCTTCACGCCGGCGGACTACGAACTCATGGACATCATGGAGTCGATCGTCGAGATCCTCGAGGCGCGATGA
- a CDS encoding protein kinase, which produces MTLAGTVSRARELNKHAVSQLVAVFEDTRPSAAAQRAEVLDLLGPGASTVIGITGTPGAGKSSLVARLVPAMLAESDLSVAVLAVDPASHVSGGALLGDRTRTRFATGETRAFFRSQSNAAELGGLAPTTFQVSRLLKRLFDVVIVETVGIGQSELDIRYLADHVYLVLQPLGGDEIQFLKAGIIEIPDSFILNKCDDPAANQSYYQLRSSLSLARPFDEELPAIFRTSARTGEGVDELTAAMLKVAGEPPRHSDAEREEYFFTRWVEDEWGATGRRYAQGRSLLADGFDAAQGRFHAGIVEWLASAVG; this is translated from the coding sequence ATGACGCTGGCCGGGACCGTCTCCCGGGCCCGGGAGCTCAACAAGCACGCGGTCTCCCAACTGGTCGCGGTCTTTGAGGACACCCGGCCGTCGGCGGCGGCTCAGCGCGCGGAGGTCCTCGACCTGCTGGGTCCCGGCGCATCGACGGTGATCGGGATCACTGGCACGCCGGGTGCGGGCAAGAGCAGTCTGGTGGCGCGGCTGGTGCCGGCGATGCTCGCCGAGTCGGACCTGTCCGTCGCGGTGCTGGCGGTCGATCCGGCCAGCCACGTCTCCGGCGGGGCGTTGCTCGGGGACCGCACACGCACCCGCTTCGCGACCGGCGAGACCCGCGCGTTCTTCCGCAGCCAGTCCAACGCCGCCGAGCTCGGGGGTCTGGCGCCGACGACGTTCCAGGTGTCGCGGTTGCTCAAGCGCCTGTTCGACGTCGTGATTGTGGAAACGGTGGGCATCGGGCAGAGCGAACTCGACATCCGCTATCTCGCCGACCACGTCTACCTGGTGCTGCAGCCGCTCGGCGGTGACGAGATCCAGTTCCTCAAAGCCGGGATCATCGAGATCCCCGACTCCTTCATCCTCAACAAATGCGACGACCCGGCGGCCAACCAGTCGTACTACCAACTGCGGTCATCGTTGTCGCTGGCCCGGCCGTTCGACGAGGAACTGCCGGCCATCTTCCGCACCTCCGCGCGGACCGGCGAGGGAGTCGACGAGCTCACCGCTGCGATGCTGAAGGTGGCCGGTGAGCCGCCCCGCCATTCCGACGCCGAGCGCGAGGAGTACTTCTTCACACGCTGGGTGGAGGATGAATGGGGTGCGACCGGCAGGCGGTACGCTCAGGGCCGCAGCCTGCTGGCCGACGGCTTCGACGCCGCCCAGGGCCGTTTCCACGCGGGGATCGTGGAGTGGCTGGCTTCGGCCGTTGGTTGA
- a CDS encoding aspartate aminotransferase family protein codes for MLDLAAARAKAYLDGLPERRVPPASSTDDLTGSFAGPTPTGDDPRSVIESLCDKVEPGLTAMSSPRFFGFVIGGTYPVALAADWLTSAWDQNAGLREVTPAHSAAREAVQGWFTDLLGLPQGTTMGTVTGGLMANFTGLAAARHAVLSRAGWDVEARGLQGAPLVRVLVGAERHDTVDLALRYLGLGAPEPVAADDQGRIDVDALARALSDGPTIVALQAGNVHSGAFDDFAAAIPLAHEHGAWVHIDGAFGLWAAASPRTRHLVAGLEDADSWATDAHKTLNVPYDSGLAFVADSTAHRAALGIHAPYLLHSKGAPEPMELGPEFSQRARAFVLWATLQYLGRDGVAALVDGLVEHAHSFAEGVRELGGQVLNDVVFTQVCTAWGDDAMTAAVEQNLMAEGAAWMTGSTWQGRKVLRIAVSNQATNAHDVQEALAALERAYAAARANG; via the coding sequence CTGCTGGACCTCGCCGCCGCACGGGCCAAGGCCTACCTCGACGGCCTCCCCGAACGCCGCGTGCCCCCGGCGAGCAGCACCGACGACCTCACCGGCTCCTTCGCCGGCCCCACTCCCACGGGTGACGATCCGCGATCCGTCATCGAATCCCTTTGCGACAAGGTGGAACCGGGCCTGACCGCCATGTCCTCCCCCCGCTTCTTCGGGTTCGTCATCGGGGGCACCTACCCCGTGGCCCTGGCCGCCGACTGGCTCACGTCGGCCTGGGACCAGAACGCCGGGCTGCGCGAGGTCACCCCCGCTCACAGCGCGGCGCGGGAGGCGGTACAGGGCTGGTTCACCGACCTGCTCGGCCTTCCGCAGGGCACAACCATGGGCACTGTCACCGGTGGGCTGATGGCGAACTTCACAGGGCTGGCCGCGGCCCGCCACGCCGTCCTGTCACGGGCGGGCTGGGACGTCGAGGCCCGCGGCCTGCAGGGTGCGCCGCTGGTCAGGGTGCTGGTGGGGGCAGAGCGGCACGACACCGTCGACCTGGCGCTGCGCTACCTGGGCCTCGGCGCCCCGGAGCCGGTGGCCGCGGACGACCAGGGCCGCATCGACGTGGACGCGCTGGCCCGCGCGCTGTCCGACGGACCCACGATCGTCGCGCTGCAGGCAGGCAACGTTCACTCCGGCGCCTTTGACGACTTCGCCGCCGCGATCCCGCTGGCACACGAGCACGGCGCCTGGGTGCACATCGACGGTGCGTTCGGGCTCTGGGCCGCGGCGTCACCGCGCACCCGGCACCTCGTCGCCGGTCTGGAAGACGCGGACTCGTGGGCGACGGACGCGCACAAGACCCTCAACGTGCCGTACGACTCGGGACTGGCCTTCGTCGCCGACAGCACGGCCCACCGCGCGGCGCTCGGTATCCACGCGCCCTATTTGCTGCACAGCAAGGGCGCTCCGGAACCGATGGAACTCGGCCCCGAGTTCTCCCAGCGCGCCCGGGCCTTCGTGCTCTGGGCGACGCTGCAGTACTTGGGTCGCGACGGGGTGGCAGCGCTCGTCGACGGACTGGTCGAGCACGCCCATAGCTTCGCCGAGGGCGTGCGCGAGCTCGGCGGGCAGGTGTTGAACGACGTGGTGTTCACCCAGGTCTGCACCGCGTGGGGCGACGACGCGATGACGGCGGCGGTGGAGCAGAACCTCATGGCCGAGGGTGCGGCGTGGATGACCGGTTCAACGTGGCAGGGCCGCAAGGTGCTGCGCATCGCCGTGAGCAACCAGGCGACCAACGCCCACGACGTTCAGGAAGCGCTGGCGGCGCTGGAGCGGGCGTATGCCGCCGCCCGGGCGAACGGGTGA
- a CDS encoding DMT family transporter — MAADVTTRTDAGSQVPGIAGLVLATAVWGSTFLVTKDSLDTLSAANLLFWRFGVAAVVLLAVAPRRWLGLTRAERRRGLLLGLFLGTGFLAQTEGLRHTSAAVSGFLTGLMVVFTPLVAAALFKEQITRRGWLAVAVATAGLALISLNGFSLSPGAAITVLGALLFSLQIASLSRWATRENSYGLTAVSVAVTAAVCLVAAVAGQGVAVPTRTDEWVTILYLALGATCLGLVLQAWSQSHLTATTAAVIMTLEPAFAAVIAVGIGGEELSPRMWLGAGAILSAMFIAELGPRQCCDSQIPRVAAL; from the coding sequence ATGGCTGCTGATGTGACCACCCGGACCGACGCCGGCAGCCAGGTCCCAGGCATCGCGGGGCTGGTCCTGGCGACGGCAGTGTGGGGTTCGACCTTCCTCGTCACCAAGGACTCGCTGGACACGTTGTCGGCCGCGAATCTGCTCTTCTGGCGGTTCGGGGTGGCAGCCGTGGTGCTGCTGGCCGTCGCTCCCCGGCGATGGTTGGGTCTCACGCGGGCCGAACGGCGACGGGGTTTGCTGCTCGGGCTGTTCCTCGGCACCGGTTTCCTGGCCCAGACCGAGGGCCTGCGCCATACCTCAGCGGCGGTCTCCGGGTTCCTCACCGGCCTCATGGTGGTCTTCACGCCATTGGTGGCCGCGGCCTTGTTCAAGGAGCAGATCACCCGTCGGGGGTGGCTGGCGGTCGCGGTGGCCACCGCGGGACTGGCGCTGATCTCACTGAACGGTTTCAGCCTCAGCCCCGGCGCGGCCATCACTGTCCTGGGCGCGCTGCTGTTCTCGCTGCAGATCGCGAGTCTTTCTCGCTGGGCCACGCGGGAGAACAGTTACGGCCTCACGGCGGTGTCCGTGGCCGTCACGGCTGCGGTGTGCCTGGTCGCGGCCGTCGCGGGTCAGGGTGTCGCCGTGCCGACCCGGACCGACGAGTGGGTCACGATCCTCTACCTGGCGCTCGGTGCCACCTGCCTGGGTCTCGTGCTGCAGGCGTGGAGTCAGTCGCACCTCACCGCGACCACCGCCGCGGTGATCATGACGCTGGAACCCGCCTTCGCCGCAGTCATCGCCGTGGGGATCGGCGGCGAGGAACTGAGCCCACGCATGTGGTTGGGTGCTGGCGCCATCCTCTCGGCCATGTTCATCGCCGAACTCGGCCCGCGGCAGTGCTGCGATTCCCAGATACCGAGGGTGGCAGCTCTGTAG